In the Topomyia yanbarensis strain Yona2022 chromosome 3, ASM3024719v1, whole genome shotgun sequence genome, one interval contains:
- the LOC131687370 gene encoding uncharacterized protein K02A2.6-like: MEDEELNSVKAAISSGNWNEVALPYKTATIKDDLLCYGELLLRGDRIVIPAKLREKVVRLAHIGHQGITGIKAHLRSKVWFPGMDKLVEQMVKSCKPCQMTALPDKPNPIGRRIPTQPWEDLAMDFKEGLPEGKSLLVVACYTSRFMQVETMKPATSQKVIRALLKMFASLGVPRSITADNGPQFRSSELKQFCTSYGIHLNLSTPYWPEQNGAVERQMRNIGRRIKISIIQSTN, encoded by the coding sequence ATGGAGGACGAAGAATTAAACAGCGTTAAAGCCGCAATATCTTCCGGAAACTGGAATGAAGTTGCCCTTCCATACAAGACCGCTACAATCAAAGATGATCTTTTGTGTTATGGAGAGCTGTTGCTAAGAGGAGACAGGATAGTGATCCCTGCAAAACTCCGTGAAAAGGTAGTCAGGTTAGCTCACATTGGACACCAAGGCATCACAGGTATCAAAGCCCATCTGAGATCGAAGGTTTGGTTTCCAGGGATGGACAAACTAGTGGAACAAATGGTCAAAAGCTGCAAACCTTGCCAAATGACGGCGTTGCCTGATAAGCCGAACCCTATTGGTCGCCGAATTCCCACTCAACCTTGGGAAGATCTTGCTATGGATTTCAAAGAAGGATTGCCAGAAGGAAAATCTTTACTCGTTGTTGCATGTTACACCAGCCGTTTCATGCAAGTGGAAACCATGAAACCTGCGACATCACAAAAAGTTATTCGTGCCTTATTGAAGATGTTCGCATCGCTTGGAGTTCCTCGATCAATAACAGCTGACAACGGTCCTCAGTTTAGATCTTCAGAGCTTAAGCAATTTTGCACTAGCTACGGCATTCATCTGAACCTCTCCACTCCGTATTGGCCGGAACAAAACGGAGCGGTTGAGAGGCAAATGCGGAATATAGGTCGAAGAATCAAGATTAGTATTATCCAAAGCACAAATTGA